From a region of the Syngnathoides biaculeatus isolate LvHL_M chromosome 2, ASM1980259v1, whole genome shotgun sequence genome:
- the LOC133506031 gene encoding inactive dipeptidyl peptidase 10-like isoform X2, with translation MTASKDPSKKKPKEDQQDEEFVDVSTPQRNWKGIAISLLVIVAVCSLITMSVVILTPADLPGSSKSALTVDDLYTSELTVHDPEATWISDSEVVYRNRYNHVVKFDFTLNETQVLLSNATFAAFKVAKYSLSADLQYALFAYDVKQTYRYSYQASYIVYNLYTREVWELNPPEVPNAVLQYAAWGKQGQQLIYIFENNIYYQLDVRSNSLRITSSGMEGVIFNGLADWLYEEEILHSHLAHWWSPDGEKLAFLTINDTLVPNMALPQFTGSTYPRGLQYPYPMAGQINPVVKLSVVNLVGITHTVELQPPNQLGLRDFYITMVRWISNTHLAVRWMTRAQNASVLTVCDAAVGVCFVRLEESSDSWISRQTQEPLFSQDTSRFFLAVPERQGDQGGFHHIAMFTKKGGNEDKIEHITSGVWEVTQIVSYNENKQVIYFLSTEVSAQERHLYSLSTFGVFPRQCLTCGLRETCKFFNANISPDAQHAILHCKGPGVPSVLLLSLDEVESAYFILENNHPTWSMLSTKRTVQTQIHTIHHGNVELPLKLILPLDFSESFLYGLLLIVATSPGDQAVTEEFQLDWDWVLVGSGQVIVARLDGRGSGFRGQRMLQDLHQNIGQVDVEDQIAALAYMVKLPFIDPTRVGVFGEHYGGYLSLMLLKSTEGMIRCAAAQAPVVDWTMYASTFSERYFGLPSTEENRYQMSKVLPDMKGLQGGTLFLAHGTADANVHFQHSAELIKHLIGIGANYTMQIYPDEGHFLSRQSQIQLRHSLIGYFRGCLLDASSLLDREEDE, from the exons ATGACAGCTTCCAAGGATCCGAGCAAGAAGAAACCAAAGGAGGATCAGCAAGATGAG GAGTTTGTGGACGTCAGCACCCCGCAGAGGAACTGGAAGGGCATCGCCATCTCTCTGCTGGTGATTGTGGCAGTCTGCTCGCTCATCACCATGTCTGTGGTCATCCTCACACCAG ctgATCTCCCAGGCAGCAGCAAGTCTGCACTGACTGTAGACGATCTCTACACTTCAGAGTTAACTGTGCACGACCCAGAAGCCACATGGATAAGTG ATTCTGAAGTAGTCTACAGGAACCGATATAATCATGTTGTGAAATTTGATTTCACTCTCAACGAGACTCAAGTCCTATTGAGCAACGCAACGTTT GCAGCGTTCAAGGTGGCAAAGTACTCACTCTCAGCAGACCTTCAATACGCACTTTTTGCTTATGACGTCAAACAG ACGTACAGATATTCCTACCAGGCTTCTTACATCGTTTACAACCTCTACACCCG GGAGGTTTGGGAGCTGAACCCTCCAGAGGTTCCCAATGCTGTGCTGCAGTATGCGGCGTGGGGAAAACAAGGACAGCAACTG ATTTATATTTTTGAGAACAACATCTACTACCAGTTGGACGTGAGGAGCAATTCTCTGAGGATCACCTCTTCTGGCATGGAGGGCGTTATCTTTAACGGGCTTGCTGACTGGCTGTATGAAG AAGAGATTCTGCACTCCCACCTGGCCCACTGGTGGTCTCCTGATGGAGAGAAACTGGCTTTCCTCACCATCAACGACACACTGGTGCCCAACATGGCTTTACCCCAGTTCACTGGCAGCACCTACCCTCGCGGACTGCAATATCCGTATCCGATG GCCGGCCAAATAAACCCTGTGGTCAAGTTGTCTGTGGTCAATCTTGTCGGGATAACGCACACTGTGGAGCTGCAGCCTCCCAATCAGCTCGGGCTAAG GGATTTCTACATCACCATGGTGAGGTGGATCAGTAACACGCACCTCGCTGTGCGCTGGATGACTCGGGCCCAGAATGCGTCAGTGCTGACAGTGTGCGATGCTGCTGTTGGAGTCTGCTTTGTG agGCTTGAGGAGTCTTCAGATTCATGGATCTCCAGGCAG ACCCAGGAGCCTCTGTTTTCTCAGGACACAAGTAGGTTTTTTCTTGCTGTTCCTGAGAGACAAGGTGACCAGGGTGGCTTCCACCACATCGCCATGTTTACCAAAAAG GGGGGCAACGAGGATAAGATTGAGCACATAACGTCTGGCGTCTGGGAGGTGACCCAAATTGTGTCTTACAATGAAAACAAGCAGGTCAT ataCTTCCTGAGCACAGAAGTTTCTGCACAAGAGAGACATTTATACAG TTTGTCCACCTTTGGTGTATTTCCACGACAATGCCTCACCTGTGGACTGCGAGAAACATGCAAGTTCTTCAATGCTAACATCAGCCCTGACGCGCAACACGCCATCCTGCACTGCAAAG GTCCAGGAGTTCCATCAGTACTGCTTCTGAGTTTGGATGAGGTGGAAT CAGCCTATTTCATCCTGGAAAATAACCACCCTACGTGGTCAATGCTGTCCACCAAAAGAACAGTTCAGACCCAAATCCACACCATCCATCACGGCAACGTTG AGCTGCCTCTGAAGCTCATCCTTCCTCTTGACTTCTCTGAGTCCTTCCTCTATGGCCTTCTGCTCATTGT TGCCACCTCTCCTGGTGATCAGGcagtcacagaggagtttcagTTGGACTGGGACTGGGTCCTAGTGGGGTCAGGGCAGGTGATTGTGGCTCGGCTTGACGGTCGGGGTTCTGGATTCCGAGGTCAAAG GATGTTGCAGGACCTCCATCAGAACATTGGGCAAGTGGATGTTGAGGATCAGATAGCAGCTTTGGC GTACATGGTGAAACTGCCCTTCATCGATCCAACTCGGGTCGGCGTTTTCGGAGAG CACTATGGCGGTTACCTGTCTCTTATGCTGCTGAAGTCGACCGAGGGGATGATCCGGTGCGCTGCCGCTCAGGCTCCTGTTGTGGATTGGACCATGTACG CTTCAACATTCTCAGAAAGATACTTTGGATTGCCTTCAACCGAGGAGAACAGATATCAA ATGTCCAAAGTTCTTCCAGACATGAAAGGCCTGCAGGGAGGAACTCTGTTTCTTGCCCATGGGACGGCCGAtg CAAATGTTCACTTTCAGCACTCCGCGGAGCTCATCAAGCACTTGATTGGGATTGGAGCCAACTATACCATGCAG ATCTACCCTGACGAGGGCCACTTCCTGTCAAGACAAAGTCAAATTCAGCTCAGGCACTCTTTGATTGGTTATTTTAGAGGTTGTCTGTTGGATGCGTCGTCGTTACTGGACCGGGAAGAGGACGAATGA
- the LOC133506031 gene encoding inactive dipeptidyl peptidase 10-like isoform X1 — protein sequence MTASKDPSKKKPKEDQQDEEFVDVSTPQRNWKGIAISLLVIVAVCSLITMSVVILTPADLPGSSKSALTVDDLYTSELTVHDPEATWISDSEVVYRNRYNHVVKFDFTLNETQVLLSNATFAAFKVAKYSLSADLQYALFAYDVKQTYRYSYQASYIVYNLYTREVWELNPPEVPNAVLQYAAWGKQGQQLIYIFENNIYYQLDVRSNSLRITSSGMEGVIFNGLADWLYEEEILHSHLAHWWSPDGEKLAFLTINDTLVPNMALPQFTGSTYPRGLQYPYPMAGQINPVVKLSVVNLVGITHTVELQPPNQLGLRDFYITMVRWISNTHLAVRWMTRAQNASVLTVCDAAVGVCFVRLEESSDSWISRQTQEPLFSQDTSRFFLAVPERQGDQGGFHHIAMFTKKQGGNEDKIEHITSGVWEVTQIVSYNENKQVIYFLSTEVSAQERHLYSLSTFGVFPRQCLTCGLRETCKFFNANISPDAQHAILHCKGPGVPSVLLLSLDEVESAYFILENNHPTWSMLSTKRTVQTQIHTIHHGNVELPLKLILPLDFSESFLYGLLLIVATSPGDQAVTEEFQLDWDWVLVGSGQVIVARLDGRGSGFRGQRMLQDLHQNIGQVDVEDQIAALAYMVKLPFIDPTRVGVFGEHYGGYLSLMLLKSTEGMIRCAAAQAPVVDWTMYASTFSERYFGLPSTEENRYQMSKVLPDMKGLQGGTLFLAHGTADANVHFQHSAELIKHLIGIGANYTMQIYPDEGHFLSRQSQIQLRHSLIGYFRGCLLDASSLLDREEDE from the exons ATGACAGCTTCCAAGGATCCGAGCAAGAAGAAACCAAAGGAGGATCAGCAAGATGAG GAGTTTGTGGACGTCAGCACCCCGCAGAGGAACTGGAAGGGCATCGCCATCTCTCTGCTGGTGATTGTGGCAGTCTGCTCGCTCATCACCATGTCTGTGGTCATCCTCACACCAG ctgATCTCCCAGGCAGCAGCAAGTCTGCACTGACTGTAGACGATCTCTACACTTCAGAGTTAACTGTGCACGACCCAGAAGCCACATGGATAAGTG ATTCTGAAGTAGTCTACAGGAACCGATATAATCATGTTGTGAAATTTGATTTCACTCTCAACGAGACTCAAGTCCTATTGAGCAACGCAACGTTT GCAGCGTTCAAGGTGGCAAAGTACTCACTCTCAGCAGACCTTCAATACGCACTTTTTGCTTATGACGTCAAACAG ACGTACAGATATTCCTACCAGGCTTCTTACATCGTTTACAACCTCTACACCCG GGAGGTTTGGGAGCTGAACCCTCCAGAGGTTCCCAATGCTGTGCTGCAGTATGCGGCGTGGGGAAAACAAGGACAGCAACTG ATTTATATTTTTGAGAACAACATCTACTACCAGTTGGACGTGAGGAGCAATTCTCTGAGGATCACCTCTTCTGGCATGGAGGGCGTTATCTTTAACGGGCTTGCTGACTGGCTGTATGAAG AAGAGATTCTGCACTCCCACCTGGCCCACTGGTGGTCTCCTGATGGAGAGAAACTGGCTTTCCTCACCATCAACGACACACTGGTGCCCAACATGGCTTTACCCCAGTTCACTGGCAGCACCTACCCTCGCGGACTGCAATATCCGTATCCGATG GCCGGCCAAATAAACCCTGTGGTCAAGTTGTCTGTGGTCAATCTTGTCGGGATAACGCACACTGTGGAGCTGCAGCCTCCCAATCAGCTCGGGCTAAG GGATTTCTACATCACCATGGTGAGGTGGATCAGTAACACGCACCTCGCTGTGCGCTGGATGACTCGGGCCCAGAATGCGTCAGTGCTGACAGTGTGCGATGCTGCTGTTGGAGTCTGCTTTGTG agGCTTGAGGAGTCTTCAGATTCATGGATCTCCAGGCAG ACCCAGGAGCCTCTGTTTTCTCAGGACACAAGTAGGTTTTTTCTTGCTGTTCCTGAGAGACAAGGTGACCAGGGTGGCTTCCACCACATCGCCATGTTTACCAAAAAG CAGGGGGGCAACGAGGATAAGATTGAGCACATAACGTCTGGCGTCTGGGAGGTGACCCAAATTGTGTCTTACAATGAAAACAAGCAGGTCAT ataCTTCCTGAGCACAGAAGTTTCTGCACAAGAGAGACATTTATACAG TTTGTCCACCTTTGGTGTATTTCCACGACAATGCCTCACCTGTGGACTGCGAGAAACATGCAAGTTCTTCAATGCTAACATCAGCCCTGACGCGCAACACGCCATCCTGCACTGCAAAG GTCCAGGAGTTCCATCAGTACTGCTTCTGAGTTTGGATGAGGTGGAAT CAGCCTATTTCATCCTGGAAAATAACCACCCTACGTGGTCAATGCTGTCCACCAAAAGAACAGTTCAGACCCAAATCCACACCATCCATCACGGCAACGTTG AGCTGCCTCTGAAGCTCATCCTTCCTCTTGACTTCTCTGAGTCCTTCCTCTATGGCCTTCTGCTCATTGT TGCCACCTCTCCTGGTGATCAGGcagtcacagaggagtttcagTTGGACTGGGACTGGGTCCTAGTGGGGTCAGGGCAGGTGATTGTGGCTCGGCTTGACGGTCGGGGTTCTGGATTCCGAGGTCAAAG GATGTTGCAGGACCTCCATCAGAACATTGGGCAAGTGGATGTTGAGGATCAGATAGCAGCTTTGGC GTACATGGTGAAACTGCCCTTCATCGATCCAACTCGGGTCGGCGTTTTCGGAGAG CACTATGGCGGTTACCTGTCTCTTATGCTGCTGAAGTCGACCGAGGGGATGATCCGGTGCGCTGCCGCTCAGGCTCCTGTTGTGGATTGGACCATGTACG CTTCAACATTCTCAGAAAGATACTTTGGATTGCCTTCAACCGAGGAGAACAGATATCAA ATGTCCAAAGTTCTTCCAGACATGAAAGGCCTGCAGGGAGGAACTCTGTTTCTTGCCCATGGGACGGCCGAtg CAAATGTTCACTTTCAGCACTCCGCGGAGCTCATCAAGCACTTGATTGGGATTGGAGCCAACTATACCATGCAG ATCTACCCTGACGAGGGCCACTTCCTGTCAAGACAAAGTCAAATTCAGCTCAGGCACTCTTTGATTGGTTATTTTAGAGGTTGTCTGTTGGATGCGTCGTCGTTACTGGACCGGGAAGAGGACGAATGA